Genomic segment of Paraburkholderia agricolaris:
CTGTGCGCGCCGGGCCAGTTCGGCGGCGACGTCTCGCACCTGAACCTGCACAAGACCTTCTGTATTCCGCACGGCGGCGGCGGACCGGGCGTCGGTCCGGTCGCGGTCGGCGCGCATCTCGCGCAATTCCTGCCGAACCAGATTGCGACGGGCTACGAGCGCGCGCCGAACGGTATCGGCGCGGTGTCGGGTGCACCGTACGGTTCCGCATCGATCCTGCCGATTTCGTGGATGTACATCGCGATGATGGGCGCGAAGAACCTCACCGCAGCCACCGAAACCGCGATCCTGAACGCCAACTACGTCGCGAATAAACTCGCGCCGCATTATCCGGTGCTGTATTCGGGCCCGGGCGGACTGGTCGCGCACGAGTGCATTCTCGATCTGCGTCCGATCAAGGAAACCAGTGGCATCACCGTCGACGACGTCGCCAAGCGTCTCGCCGACTACGGCTTCCACGCACCGACCATGAGCTTCCCGGTGCCAGGCACGCTGATGGTCGAGCCGACCGAATCGGAATCGAAGGAAGAACTGGACCGCTTCATCGAAGCGATGATCGCGATCCGCGACGAAATTCGCGCCGTCGAAGAAGGCCGCTCGGACCGCGAAGACAATCCGCTCAAGCATGCGCCGCACACCGCAGCGGTGGTCATCGCAAACGAATGGAAGCACGCGTATGCGCGTGAAACCGCTGCCTATCCGCTGCCCACACTGATCGCGAAGAAGTACTGGCCGCCGGTCGGCCGGGCGGACAACGTGTATGGCGACCGCAATCTGTTCTGCTCCTGCGTGCCGATCGCCGACTACGAGTAAGCGTGTCCGCTAACCGCGCATCGCCCTGAAGGTTGTAAGCAGGCGTTGCGCGGTTCTGTCGCTTGGGTCCGCAAACGGCTAACATCTCACACCGAATCAGCCTAACGAGGAGTTTCGCATGGCGCGAAAGGTGCGATTGATGCAAAGCCGGACCGAAGCAACGCGAGCCCAGACATGGCAACAGGCTTGCACCTTGCTGCTGGCGAGCGCGGCGGTGCTGCTGCCGCTGCGGCAGGCGCAGGCCGCGATGAATTTTTGTGCAGCCCCCGCGCTGCAAACCAGCGAGCGCACGAATGCCGATCCGGGCGTCAAAGCGCTGGTGAGCAATGTGCAGGCGCATCTGAACGAGCCGCCGCATGCGGTGGCGAAACTGCATACCGAAGGCACGCTGCCGCACGAGGGCATCTACGATCAAAGCGTCGAGGCGGAGAAGGATCTGGATCTGCTGCGCGACGCCGCGCTCGCCTGGCGTGCGACCAGTGACGACCGTTATCTGAAACTGGTCGACCGCTTGCTGTATGCGTGGGTCACGACGTATCAACCCAGTTTCAATCCGATCGACGAAACCCATTTCGAAGGCCTGATCCTCGCCTACGACATGACCGCAAGCGCGTTGCCGGTGAAAACACGCAATGCATCGATGGCGTTCCTGACGAAGTTTGCGAGCGGCTACATCGCGCAAATCGACGCGCAGCCGCGGCCGCTCAAGGGCACGTTCCGGAATAACTGGCAAAGCCACCGGGTCAAACTGATTGCGATGGCCGCGTTCACGCTGGACAACCGCAAGATGATCAACGCGGCGCAGCGCCTGTTCGACGAGCATATCGGCGACAACATCGCACCGGACGGTTCAACCGTGGACTTCGCCGAGCGCGATGCACTGCACTACGTCACATACGACCTGCAGCCGCTCGTGACCGCCGCACTTGCCGCGCGCCGCCACAACCGCAACTGGTTGCCGGAGAAGGGGGCGAATGGCGCGTCGCTGGCCGCCGCGCTGAACTGGCTCACGCCGTATGCGGACGGCAGCAAGACGCATGAAGAATTCGTGCATTCGAGCGTTGCGTTCGATGCCAAACGTCGCGAAGCCGGTTTGCCCGGCTATTCGGGTCAATGGGATCCGAAAAACGCGACGGAGCTGTATCACCTGGCGGCGCGTCTGGACGGACGCTATACGCCGATCGCGCTGCAGCTCGCACCGACGCCGCCCGCGTGGCTCGCCGTGTGCTTACCGCTGCCGGCGCGCTAAACTTACTTTTATCAGCAGGAGCAGTAAATGGCAGTCAGCGTGTTTGATCTCTTCAAAATCGGCATTGGTCCGTCCAGTTCGCATACGGTCGGGCCGATGCGTGCGGCGCTGATGTTCGCGCAAGGGCTCGAACGCGACGGGCTGCTGGCTGCGACTGCCTCTGTGAAGGTGGACCTGTACGGATCGCTCGGCGCGACCGGCAAGGGGCACGGCACCGATCGCGGCGTGATGCTTGGCCTGATGGGCGACGCCCCCGACACAGTCGATCCCGACACCATCGCGCAACGGCTGGAAGCGGTGAAGAACTCGCGCAAGCTGGCCTTGCTCGGCACGCACGAGGTGCCGTTCGTACAAAAAGATCACATTTCGTTTTATCGCCAGGCACTGGCCGAGCATCCGAACGGCCTGAAACTGCGTGCGTTCGATGTGCAGGGCGAGACGCTGCGCAAATCGACGTATTTGTCGGTGGGCGGTGGTTTTGTGGTGACGGCAGGCGCGCCGAACACGAAGGTGCTGAGCGCCGTCGAACAGTTGCCGCATTCGTTCCGTAGCGGCAACGAACTGCTCGCGTTATGCAAATCGACCGGCAAGAGCATCGCGCAATTGATGTGGGACAACGAGCGCGTCTGGCATACGGAAGAGGAGACGCGGGCGGGCCTGCTGAAAATCTGGGGCGTGATGCAGTCGTGCGTGTCGCGTGGTTGCGGCATCAACAATCCGGATGCGGACGGCAACTTGCCCGGTCCGTTCCAGGTCAAGCGCCGGGCGCCGCAGTTGTATCGCGCGTTGGCGGGTCATCCTGAACTGGCGCTGCGCGATCCGCTGTCGATGGTCGACTGGATCAATCTCTACGCCATCGCCGTGAATGAAGAAAACGCTGCCGGTGGCCGCGTGGTGACGGCGCCGACCAACGGCGCGGCCGGCATCATTCCGGCGGTACTGCATTACTACACGCGCTTCATGCCGGGTTCGAACGAGCAGGGCGTGGTCGACTTCCTGATGACGGCGGCGGCAATCGGCATTCTGTACAAGCTGAACGCGTCGATTTCCGGCGCGGAAGTAGGCTGCCAGGGCGAAGTGGGCGTGGCCTGTTCGATGGCCGCCGGCGGGCTCGCAGCAGTGATGGGCGGGACGCCGGAGCAAGTCGAGAATGCGGCCGAAATCGGCATGGAGCATAACCTCGGGCTGACGTGCGATCCGGTCGGCGGCATGGTGCAGATTCCGTGTATCGAGCGCAATGCGATGGGCTCGGTGAAAGCCGTGAATGCCGCACGCATGGCACTGCGCGGTGACGGCACCCATTACGTGTCGCTGGACTCGGTCATCAAGACGATGATGCAGACTGGCGCCGATATGAAGACGAAGTACAAGGAAACGTCGCGCGGTGGGCTGGCGGTGAATATTGTGGAGTGTTGAGGCAGCGGGGCATGCGGTTGCGCTGCGCCGTGACATCGGACACGCGCTCGGCGTAAGCTGTCGGTGCGCCCATCGGCGTTGATAGACAACCCGATGCGGCAAGCACCCGCCTGCACTGATCGCACCCATCGTCACGCCTGGAGGCTTCATCGCAATGCCGCTTGCTTCTGAATCTTCTTCCACTACCCAAACCACTGGTGCGCGTCTCGTCGTCGACGCCTTGCTGACGCATGGCGTCGAGCGTGTTTTTTGCGTCCCCGGCGAGAGCTTTCTCGCCGTGCTCGATTCGCTGCACGACGAAACAGATCACATCCAGACCATCGTCTGCCGGCACGAAGCGGCGGCCGCGAACATGGCCGAAGCAGTCGGCAAGTTGACCGGACGCCCCGGCGTCGCGATCGTCACGCGCGGACCGGGCGCGACGCATGCATCGATTGGCGTGCACACCGCGTTTCAGGACTCCACGCCGATGATCCTGCTGATCGGCCAATGCGCGCGCGAACATCTCGACCGCGAGGCCTTCCAGGAAATCGACTATCGGCGCATGTTTGGGCAAATGGCCAAATGGGTCGCGCAAATCGACGATCCGAAGCGCATTCCCGAATATCTGAGCCATGCGTTTCACACGGCGACGTCGGGGCGCCCGGGTCCAGTCGTGTTGTCGTTGCCGGAAGATGTGTTGAGCGACGCATGCGAAGCGGTGGCTGGCGCGCCCAGATACAAGCGCGTGGCGGCCTCGCCGTCCGCGGCTCAGATGGACGAGTTGCGTCGCTTGCTGGAAGTCGCGCAACGGCCGATGGTCATTGCCGGCGGCAGCGGTTGGACGCCGGACGCATGTGCCGACCTGCGGCGCTTCGTCGAGAATTGGCAATTGCCGATTGGCCTCGCGTTCCGCTTCCAGGACACGCTCGACAACGAGCATCCGAACTATGCGGGCGATGTCGGCCTTGGTATCAATCCGGCGCTTGCTCAACGCATCCGCGACGCGGACCTGCTGCTCACGCTCGGCCCGCGTTTGGGCGAAGCAACCACGAATGGCTACACGCTGCTCGACATTCCGAAAACGAAGCAGACGCTGGTGCATGTGCATCAGGGCGCCGAGGAATTGGGCCGGGTCTATGCCGCGGACTTGCCGATCGTCTCCGGCATGCCGGAACTTGCGGCATTGCTTGCCGCGCTAAAACCATCCACCGAGAAACCCGCATGGAGCGGCGCCGCAGAAGAAGCCCATCGTGCGTATCTCGACTGGCGCAAACCACGTCAGATTCCTGGCGATGTACAGATGGGTGAAGTGATCCAGCAGTTGCGCGCGCATCT
This window contains:
- a CDS encoding L-serine ammonia-lyase, producing the protein MAVSVFDLFKIGIGPSSSHTVGPMRAALMFAQGLERDGLLAATASVKVDLYGSLGATGKGHGTDRGVMLGLMGDAPDTVDPDTIAQRLEAVKNSRKLALLGTHEVPFVQKDHISFYRQALAEHPNGLKLRAFDVQGETLRKSTYLSVGGGFVVTAGAPNTKVLSAVEQLPHSFRSGNELLALCKSTGKSIAQLMWDNERVWHTEEETRAGLLKIWGVMQSCVSRGCGINNPDADGNLPGPFQVKRRAPQLYRALAGHPELALRDPLSMVDWINLYAIAVNEENAAGGRVVTAPTNGAAGIIPAVLHYYTRFMPGSNEQGVVDFLMTAAAIGILYKLNASISGAEVGCQGEVGVACSMAAGGLAAVMGGTPEQVENAAEIGMEHNLGLTCDPVGGMVQIPCIERNAMGSVKAVNAARMALRGDGTHYVSLDSVIKTMMQTGADMKTKYKETSRGGLAVNIVEC
- a CDS encoding thiamine pyrophosphate-binding protein: MPLASESSSTTQTTGARLVVDALLTHGVERVFCVPGESFLAVLDSLHDETDHIQTIVCRHEAAAANMAEAVGKLTGRPGVAIVTRGPGATHASIGVHTAFQDSTPMILLIGQCAREHLDREAFQEIDYRRMFGQMAKWVAQIDDPKRIPEYLSHAFHTATSGRPGPVVLSLPEDVLSDACEAVAGAPRYKRVAASPSAAQMDELRRLLEVAQRPMVIAGGSGWTPDACADLRRFVENWQLPIGLAFRFQDTLDNEHPNYAGDVGLGINPALAQRIRDADLLLTLGPRLGEATTNGYTLLDIPKTKQTLVHVHQGAEELGRVYAADLPIVSGMPELAALLAALKPSTEKPAWSGAAEEAHRAYLDWRKPRQIPGDVQMGEVIQQLRAHLPEDAILTNGAGNYATWLHRHFSYRHFRSQLAPTSGAMGYGVPAAIAAKSLYPQRAVVALAGDGCFMMAAQELATAMQYDLHVIFIVVNNNHFGTIRMHQERHYPNRVHGTGLTNPDFAAFAKSFGAHGETVERTEDFLPALQRAMEANRAAVIEIRMPQEASTPGATLEQIREQGRKLRASDS
- a CDS encoding alginate lyase family protein — protein: MARKVRLMQSRTEATRAQTWQQACTLLLASAAVLLPLRQAQAAMNFCAAPALQTSERTNADPGVKALVSNVQAHLNEPPHAVAKLHTEGTLPHEGIYDQSVEAEKDLDLLRDAALAWRATSDDRYLKLVDRLLYAWVTTYQPSFNPIDETHFEGLILAYDMTASALPVKTRNASMAFLTKFASGYIAQIDAQPRPLKGTFRNNWQSHRVKLIAMAAFTLDNRKMINAAQRLFDEHIGDNIAPDGSTVDFAERDALHYVTYDLQPLVTAALAARRHNRNWLPEKGANGASLAAALNWLTPYADGSKTHEEFVHSSVAFDAKRREAGLPGYSGQWDPKNATELYHLAARLDGRYTPIALQLAPTPPAWLAVCLPLPAR